From the Burkholderia ubonensis subsp. mesacidophila genome, the window CGTCTGGAGGCCCCGTGGCAGACGAGAGCGATCTCGACAAAACCGAAGCCGCCACTCCCAGGCGCCGCGAGAAGGCGCGCGAGGAGGGGCAGGTCGCGCGCTCGCGCGAGCTGGCTTCGTTCGCGCTGCTCGCGTCGGGCTTCTACGGCACGTGGCTGCTCGCGGGACCGATCGGCCAACACCTGCAGACGATGCTGCGCGGCGCCTTCACGTTCGACCGCGGGATCGCGTTCGATACCAACCGGATGCTGATTTCGGCGGGCAGCGTGAGCCTCGAAGGGCTCGCCGCGCTCGCGCCGCTGCTCGCGATGATGGGGATTGCCGCCCTGCTCGCGCCGATGGCGCTCGGCGGCTGGCTGATCTCGTCGAAGACGTTCGAGCTGAAGTTCGACCGCCTCAACCCGATTTCCGGCCTCGGCCGGATCTTCTCGATCCAGGGGCCGATCCAGCTCGGCATGTCGCTTGCGAAGACGCTGGTCGTCGGCGGCATCGGCGGCATCGCGATCTGGCGCAGCAAGGACGAACTGCTCGGCCTCGCGACGCAGCCGCTCCAGGACGCGTTCGCCGACGCGCTGCATCTCGTCGCCGTGTGCTGCGGCACCACGGTCGCCGGAATGCTGGTCGTCGCCGCGCTCGACGTGCCGTATCAACTCTGGCAGTACAACAAGAAGTTGCGCATGACGAAGGAAGAAGTGAAGCGCGAACATCGCGAGAACGAAGGCGATCCGCACGTGAAAGGCCGGATCCGCCAGCAGCAGCGTGCGCTCGCGCGGCGCCGGATGATGGCGGCCGTGCCGCAGGCCGACGTCGTCGTCACGAACCCGACGCACTTCGCCGTCGCGCTGCAATACACGGACGGCGCGATGCGCGCGCCGAAGGTCGTCGCGAAGGGCGTGAACCTCGTCGCCACGCGCATCCGCGAGCTCGCGGCCGAGCACAACGTGCCGCTGCTCGAAGCGCCGCCGCTCGCGCGGGCGCTGTATCACAACGTCGAACTCGAACGCGAGATCCCCGGCTCGCTGTACTCGGCCGTCGCCGAGGTGCTCGCATGGGTCTACCAGCTGAAGCGCTTCCGTTCGGAAGGCGGC encodes:
- the flhB gene encoding flagellar biosynthesis protein FlhB, with protein sequence MADESDLDKTEAATPRRREKAREEGQVARSRELASFALLASGFYGTWLLAGPIGQHLQTMLRGAFTFDRGIAFDTNRMLISAGSVSLEGLAALAPLLAMMGIAALLAPMALGGWLISSKTFELKFDRLNPISGLGRIFSIQGPIQLGMSLAKTLVVGGIGGIAIWRSKDELLGLATQPLQDAFADALHLVAVCCGTTVAGMLVVAALDVPYQLWQYNKKLRMTKEEVKREHRENEGDPHVKGRIRQQQRALARRRMMAAVPQADVVVTNPTHFAVALQYTDGAMRAPKVVAKGVNLVATRIRELAAEHNVPLLEAPPLARALYHNVELEREIPGSLYSAVAEVLAWVYQLKRFRSEGGAFPAAPVDLEVPAELDKGASVSDEDEREEAEDVLGAHARAQGGNA